A portion of the uncultured Bacteroides sp. genome contains these proteins:
- a CDS encoding NAD(P)-binding protein, with product MTKYDIIIIGSGLGGLECGAILSKEGYNVCVLEKNALFGGCFQSYRRKGHLFDTGIHYIGSLDEGQIMNQYFRYFGIMNKLKLRRLDESAFDQIYYKNDIYNFAMGDSLFTETLSGYFPHEKANLQRYTEKLSEVGRLISVDHLKKGIIAVEGMKYFSTSATALISEITPNRDLQNILCGSSLLYGGIKDVSTFYQHAMINHSYIESAYRFVDGSMQVSLELINVIRSNGGTVLNNKEVTRIIVENEKVKGVEINNEEIIESNYVISNMHPKRTLELLDKNRSIKNAYISRINSLKNTYGVFTLHLVMKKESYPYINSNYYLNENDNVWYNKENGPEITNCMISMQASSKSKQYAEVISILTPMYIDELSAWENTTYGHRGEEYARFKENKAQEILEFTRKHGLDFGQNVEAMYTTTPLSYRDYTASIDGSAYGIIKNYKYPQIGFVSTRTKLNNLFLTGQNLNVHGALGVTLTAIITCSEFLGQEYLAKKVGNA from the coding sequence ATGACTAAATATGATATCATCATCATTGGCAGCGGACTCGGAGGACTGGAATGCGGAGCAATACTCAGCAAGGAAGGATATAACGTCTGTGTTCTCGAGAAAAATGCATTGTTTGGTGGATGCTTCCAAAGTTATCGAAGAAAGGGGCATCTGTTTGACACTGGTATCCACTACATTGGCAGCCTGGACGAAGGACAAATCATGAACCAATATTTTCGATATTTCGGGATCATGAATAAACTAAAGTTGCGGCGACTCGATGAATCTGCTTTCGACCAGATCTATTATAAAAATGACATTTATAATTTTGCCATGGGAGATTCCCTCTTCACAGAAACGTTAAGTGGATATTTTCCTCACGAAAAAGCTAATCTGCAACGCTATACTGAAAAACTGAGTGAAGTAGGCCGTCTGATTAGTGTTGATCATTTAAAAAAAGGCATTATCGCTGTAGAAGGAATGAAATACTTCAGCACATCTGCCACCGCTCTTATTTCAGAGATAACGCCTAATCGTGATTTACAAAACATTTTGTGTGGATCGTCATTGCTTTACGGTGGAATTAAAGACGTATCAACATTTTACCAGCATGCCATGATCAATCATTCGTATATCGAAAGCGCCTATCGCTTTGTTGACGGAAGTATGCAAGTCAGCTTGGAATTGATTAATGTGATACGAAGCAACGGTGGAACAGTATTAAACAATAAAGAAGTAACGCGTATTATCGTAGAAAACGAGAAAGTGAAAGGAGTGGAAATAAACAATGAAGAAATCATTGAAAGCAACTATGTAATTTCAAATATGCACCCTAAACGTACCTTAGAGTTATTAGACAAAAATCGTTCGATTAAAAATGCGTATATATCGCGGATAAATTCACTCAAGAATACTTATGGTGTCTTCACTCTTCATTTGGTGATGAAAAAAGAGAGTTACCCCTACATCAACAGTAATTACTATTTGAACGAAAACGATAATGTGTGGTATAATAAAGAAAACGGTCCGGAAATTACTAACTGCATGATTTCGATGCAAGCTTCATCGAAAAGTAAACAGTATGCAGAAGTTATTTCCATATTAACCCCAATGTATATAGATGAATTATCAGCATGGGAAAATACAACTTATGGGCATCGGGGAGAAGAATATGCCCGATTCAAAGAAAATAAAGCACAAGAAATCTTGGAATTCACTCGAAAGCATGGACTCGATTTTGGGCAAAATGTTGAAGCAATGTACACCACTACCCCACTGAGCTACAGAGATTATACCGCCAGTATTGATGGGTCAGCGTACGGGATTATTAAAAACTATAAATATCCTCAAATAGGTTTTGTCTCTACACGCACCAAACTTAATAACCTCTTCTTAACAGGACAAAACCTGAATGTGCACGGTGCATTAGGAGTCACTCTAACAGCCATTATTACTTGTTCTGAGTTTCTGGGACAAGAATACTTAGCAAAAAAGGTAGGAAATGCTTAA
- a CDS encoding DUF2062 domain-containing protein, with product MEREGSDFWHERLKQLEVVVIIPTYNNGKTLTTVIENVRFYSEAVIIVNDGSTDDTATILDSFQKIQVITHVTNKGKGTALKNGLSHAQKAGFRYAITIDSDGQHFASDIPLFIESIENEPDILLVGARNLSSDNMPGKNTFANKFSNFWFTLETGLKLEDTQSGFRLYPLHKIELNRFYYTAKYEFELEAIVFSTWNGVRVKNIPIHVYYPPQAERVSHFRPFRDFTRISILNTILVLITLLWIWPRDFFRKLTPTNGKKLLDTHIIHSKESNLKVTLAIMLGIFMGIFPVWGYQMLITLFLAHMLKLNKVIAIVAANISLPPMIPFLLYGSYFTGCKVLNKPTELEFSNISLENVKQVLEQYLIGSIIFAAICSLIIGIITFGLLSTCRRIKTL from the coding sequence TTCTGGCACGAAAGATTAAAGCAACTTGAGGTTGTTGTCATCATTCCTACTTATAATAATGGGAAAACTCTGACAACAGTTATAGAGAATGTTCGTTTCTATTCGGAAGCTGTTATTATCGTGAATGATGGATCAACGGACGATACAGCCACAATTCTAGATAGCTTTCAGAAGATACAGGTTATAACACATGTTACAAACAAAGGAAAGGGAACAGCATTAAAAAACGGGTTGTCTCATGCTCAGAAAGCAGGATTCAGATATGCAATAACGATTGATTCAGACGGGCAACATTTTGCTTCCGACATTCCACTATTTATTGAATCTATTGAAAACGAGCCGGACATTTTGCTCGTCGGAGCGCGTAATCTCTCTTCGGACAATATGCCGGGGAAAAATACATTTGCCAATAAATTCTCTAATTTTTGGTTTACCTTGGAAACAGGATTAAAGTTAGAGGATACTCAGTCCGGCTTTCGACTGTATCCTCTGCACAAGATAGAACTTAACCGATTTTACTACACGGCTAAATATGAGTTTGAATTAGAAGCCATCGTTTTTTCAACTTGGAACGGTGTAAGAGTTAAAAATATCCCGATTCATGTCTATTACCCTCCTCAAGCAGAACGAGTATCGCATTTCCGCCCTTTTAGAGACTTCACGCGTATCAGCATTTTAAATACAATATTGGTATTAATCACTCTCTTATGGATCTGGCCTCGTGATTTTTTCAGAAAACTGACTCCAACTAATGGCAAGAAGCTTCTTGATACACATATCATCCATTCAAAAGAGTCAAATTTAAAAGTTACACTGGCAATTATGCTTGGCATATTCATGGGAATATTTCCGGTATGGGGATATCAGATGCTTATAACACTATTTCTGGCACATATGCTCAAATTAAACAAGGTAATCGCTATTGTCGCTGCCAACATTAGTCTGCCACCAATGATTCCATTCTTGTTATACGGAAGCTATTTTACAGGCTGTAAGGTACTGAATAAACCTACAGAATTAGAGTTTAGTAACATCTCACTTGAAAATGTAAAACAGGTATTGGAACAATATTTGATAGGAAGCATTATCTTTGCTGCTATTTGTAGCCTTATTATAGGAATCATTACCTTTGGGCTACTCTCTACTTGCAGAAGAATAAAAACATTATGA
- a CDS encoding 1-acyl-sn-glycerol-3-phosphate acyltransferase, producing MTTFFIQIYDYFNRHKIIFYLSLFTCVSLMAFFAFQMKFEENVTRFFPDAKGSENIIKVFDNLKIKDKIIVMISSADTIAPVDSHALIDASEEIKQNLITKAGNTLIKDVFSKVDSNLIGGISDFVYANLPLFLTDKDYQHFDSLLSQEAIESNMKRNYSNLLSPAGIALKSYIMKDPLGLGGNTLKQLQNFQLEANYEMNEDHIFSKDGSTLLMFITPVYNTGSTGKNDALIQLLENEIKQSKEKHADINIDYFGGPSVAVYNARQIKEDTILTSSIALAIIIIFISLVFKRKRSIPLIIAPVLFGGLFSLCLIYFIKGNISAIAVGAGSAVMGIALSYSIHMLAHQNHVSSVQQLIKEIAYPLTIGSFTTIGAFAGLLFTSSELLRDFGLCASLTLIGTTLFCLIYLPHFLKGQVDIKQGIVLRFIEKMNAYPFEKNKWLVGGLCVLTLICLFTSQKVGFDTNMMNLNYEPKHLKESEARLMKLFNNKEKTVLFVSVGKDMNTATKNYASTNQQLSRLQKEGKIQAFASAEQFMIPQAEQKRRLQKWNHYWTAEKKAFLREHVQAEAERYHFRTGSFDDFYRLLDHPFHEYNYQTQEDKASHKLLDEWQSSADSTFMLITQVRIKETAKESVYQGFENNNGVVIFDKAYFANKWVSAIHDNFYFILYLSSFLIFFALLISYGRIELTLISFLPMLISWIIILGLMGILGIEFNIINIILSTFIFGIGDDFSIFIMDGLQNQYRTGRKVLNSHKTAIFFSAFTTVIGMGTLVFARHPALQSISLISILGMITVVLVAYTIQPIIYKFFISTPASKGLPPYTLLGLLRTIALFALFLTGCLFLRLLILIMHLVPIRKAQKKQFICQLIRIACRVILYAATSVRKEKINRSNETFKKPAILVANHQSFIDILVLLSLSSKIVMVTNHWVWHSPFFGKIIRYVDFYYIGHGYEQYVEHMRKKAREGYSIAIFPEGTRSNSGKISRFHKGAFYLAEKLQMDIIPVILYGNDKIIAKAQPFNIRKGIILIKILPRISYNDPTFGACHQEHAKRIAVYMREEYARACREKNTPENPAFYEALVQNYIYKGPVEEWYMRIKVKMEKNYSLFNSLIPMKGQITDIGCGFGPLCYMLSLISEEREILGIDYDEDKIAVAQRGWLRNEHIRFEHADALNCTLPESDVFILNDMLHYISYEHQRSLLKRCAALLRPKGIMIIRDANTSNSSKHQLTRITEVLSTRIIKFNQTTAQLSFTSEAQMRNIAKECDMEIEAIQNDKYTSNTIYIFRKPE from the coding sequence ATGACCACATTTTTTATCCAAATATATGATTACTTCAATAGGCACAAAATAATTTTTTACCTATCACTTTTTACTTGCGTATCACTCATGGCTTTCTTTGCCTTTCAGATGAAATTTGAAGAAAATGTAACTCGCTTCTTTCCCGATGCAAAAGGCTCTGAAAATATTATTAAGGTGTTCGACAACTTAAAAATTAAGGACAAGATCATCGTAATGATTTCATCGGCAGATACCATTGCACCTGTGGATTCTCATGCACTGATTGATGCTTCTGAAGAGATAAAACAAAATCTTATTACTAAAGCTGGCAATACGCTGATCAAAGATGTTTTTTCTAAAGTTGACAGTAACCTCATCGGAGGCATCAGCGACTTTGTTTATGCCAACCTACCCCTCTTTCTTACAGATAAAGACTATCAGCATTTCGATTCTTTGCTAAGCCAAGAAGCTATCGAAAGTAATATGAAAAGAAATTATTCCAATCTTCTTTCTCCTGCCGGGATCGCTTTGAAGAGCTATATAATGAAAGATCCGTTAGGACTTGGTGGCAACACACTAAAGCAGTTGCAGAACTTTCAACTGGAAGCCAACTATGAAATGAATGAGGATCATATTTTCTCCAAAGATGGTTCTACGCTTCTAATGTTCATTACTCCGGTATATAATACCGGCAGTACGGGTAAAAACGATGCGCTTATCCAATTATTGGAGAACGAGATTAAACAAAGCAAAGAGAAGCATGCTGATATTAATATTGATTATTTCGGTGGGCCATCTGTTGCAGTATACAATGCCAGACAAATTAAGGAAGACACAATCCTTACCTCTTCCATTGCCTTAGCGATCATTATTATTTTTATTTCATTGGTATTCAAGCGGAAACGTTCCATTCCATTAATTATAGCCCCCGTATTATTCGGCGGACTTTTCTCCTTATGCCTCATCTACTTCATCAAAGGCAATATCTCGGCTATCGCAGTAGGTGCCGGTTCGGCGGTAATGGGCATCGCTCTTAGTTACTCCATACACATGCTTGCACATCAAAACCACGTTTCGTCTGTGCAACAATTGATTAAAGAAATAGCGTACCCCTTAACCATCGGGAGTTTCACTACTATCGGGGCTTTTGCCGGACTATTATTTACCAGTTCGGAATTACTCCGTGATTTTGGGTTATGTGCATCTCTAACTTTGATTGGTACCACTCTGTTCTGTCTCATTTATCTTCCTCATTTCCTAAAAGGTCAAGTTGATATAAAACAAGGAATCGTTCTACGTTTCATCGAAAAGATGAATGCATATCCTTTTGAAAAAAACAAATGGCTGGTGGGAGGGCTCTGTGTCTTAACGCTTATCTGTTTGTTCACTTCGCAAAAAGTAGGTTTCGATACTAATATGATGAATCTCAACTATGAGCCTAAACATCTGAAAGAATCAGAAGCAAGATTAATGAAGCTCTTCAATAATAAAGAGAAAACCGTTCTTTTTGTAAGTGTAGGAAAGGATATGAACACTGCAACAAAGAATTATGCAAGCACTAATCAACAACTATCCCGATTACAAAAAGAAGGAAAAATTCAAGCCTTTGCCTCCGCCGAACAATTCATGATTCCGCAAGCGGAACAAAAAAGGCGTCTACAAAAATGGAACCATTACTGGACAGCTGAAAAGAAAGCGTTCTTACGAGAACATGTTCAGGCAGAAGCAGAAAGATATCACTTCCGGACAGGATCTTTCGACGATTTCTATCGCTTGCTAGATCATCCCTTCCATGAATATAATTATCAAACACAAGAAGACAAAGCATCCCATAAGTTATTAGATGAATGGCAAAGTTCTGCCGATTCAACCTTTATGCTCATTACACAAGTTCGCATCAAGGAAACAGCCAAGGAGTCCGTATACCAAGGATTCGAAAACAACAATGGCGTCGTTATTTTCGATAAAGCTTACTTTGCCAACAAGTGGGTTTCGGCTATCCATGACAATTTTTATTTCATTTTATATCTATCTTCTTTTCTTATTTTCTTTGCTTTGTTGATTTCTTATGGGCGAATAGAACTTACCTTAATAAGTTTTCTGCCTATGCTTATAAGCTGGATTATCATCTTGGGATTAATGGGTATATTGGGAATAGAATTCAACATTATCAATATCATCCTTTCTACCTTCATCTTCGGCATTGGCGATGATTTCAGCATTTTCATTATGGATGGCCTGCAAAATCAATACCGAACAGGGAGAAAAGTGCTGAATTCACATAAAACAGCTATTTTCTTTTCTGCCTTCACCACTGTAATAGGTATGGGCACACTCGTCTTTGCACGTCATCCCGCCCTGCAATCAATCTCTCTAATCTCAATTTTAGGAATGATAACCGTTGTATTAGTGGCTTATACCATCCAACCAATTATCTACAAATTCTTTATTTCTACACCTGCTTCCAAAGGTTTGCCTCCGTACACATTATTGGGACTACTTAGAACGATAGCACTCTTTGCACTCTTTCTTACCGGATGTCTTTTCTTACGCCTTCTAATTTTAATCATGCACCTTGTACCAATACGCAAAGCACAGAAGAAACAGTTTATCTGCCAATTGATAAGGATTGCCTGCAGAGTAATATTGTATGCCGCTACATCTGTTCGGAAAGAAAAAATTAATCGATCAAATGAAACATTCAAAAAGCCGGCAATATTGGTAGCCAATCACCAGTCATTCATAGACATCCTCGTTCTACTTTCTCTTTCTTCTAAGATAGTAATGGTTACCAACCATTGGGTATGGCACTCTCCTTTTTTCGGGAAAATCATTCGCTATGTAGATTTCTACTATATAGGGCACGGGTATGAACAGTATGTAGAACACATGCGCAAGAAAGCAAGAGAAGGATATTCTATTGCTATCTTTCCTGAAGGTACACGCTCAAACAGCGGAAAGATTAGTCGTTTTCACAAAGGGGCTTTTTATTTGGCTGAGAAATTACAGATGGATATTATTCCTGTTATTCTTTATGGCAATGACAAAATCATAGCTAAAGCACAACCTTTCAATATCCGTAAAGGGATTATACTTATCAAAATATTACCACGTATTTCGTACAATGACCCCACGTTCGGAGCATGTCACCAAGAACATGCTAAGCGCATAGCTGTTTACATGAGAGAAGAATACGCACGTGCCTGCCGCGAGAAAAACACACCTGAAAATCCCGCTTTTTACGAAGCTTTGGTGCAAAATTACATCTATAAGGGGCCAGTTGAAGAGTGGTACATGCGAATCAAGGTTAAGATGGAAAAGAACTATTCTCTATTCAATAGCCTAATTCCTATGAAAGGACAAATCACCGACATCGGATGTGGCTTTGGACCACTTTGCTACATGCTGTCACTCATCTCTGAAGAGAGAGAAATTCTTGGAATTGATTATGACGAAGATAAAATAGCGGTAGCACAACGGGGATGGCTCCGTAACGAGCACATTCGTTTTGAGCATGCCGATGCATTAAATTGCACTTTGCCGGAGAGTGATGTATTCATTTTGAATGACATGCTGCATTATATTAGTTATGAACATCAACGTAGTTTGTTAAAGAGATGTGCCGCATTACTTCGCCCAAAAGGCATAATGATAATACGAGACGCTAATACTTCTAACAGTTCCAAACATCAGCTAACTCGGATCACTGAAGTATTGTCCACCCGAATCATCAAATTTAACCAAACTACAGCGCAGTTAAGCTTTACTTCCGAAGCACAGATGCGTAACATTGCTAAAGAATGTGATATGGAGATTGAAGCAATACAAAATGATAAATACACATCGAACACAATTTATATTTTCAGAAAACCAGAATAG
- a CDS encoding AMP-binding protein — MDKNQKIQFSSPAEIKLYQEARLSEAMAYLQAHSKFYQSMFRKHHIDITKIKTIEDLQQIPITTKTDLQLYNDDFICVSKDDIIDYVTTSGTLGDPVTFVLTSEDLDRLAYNEYLSYNTAGCSKHDILQLMTTIDRRFMAGLAYYMGARELGMGVARVGNGIPELQWDTIHRIHPTCGMVVPSFLIKLIEFAEKNGVDYNDCSLNKCICIGEALRNPDFTLNTLGRRIQNKWQALKLYSTYASTEMQSSFTECNEFQGGHLQPELIIVEFLDDDNQPVKEGEAGEVTITTLGVKGMPLLRFKTGDICYHYSEPCACGRNTIRLSSVLGRKGQMIKYKGTTLYPPALFDILDNIPHVKNYIVEVYTNEIGTDEILVRIGSEDKSDVFAKEIKDLFRSKVRVAPAINFEPAEYISKLQMPPMSRKAIKFIDLR; from the coding sequence ATGGATAAGAATCAAAAAATTCAGTTTAGCTCTCCGGCAGAGATAAAGCTGTATCAGGAAGCCAGACTTTCCGAAGCAATGGCATACCTGCAAGCACATTCAAAGTTCTATCAATCGATGTTCAGAAAGCATCATATTGATATAACTAAGATAAAGACTATTGAAGATTTGCAACAAATCCCAATTACAACAAAAACAGACCTTCAACTATACAATGATGATTTCATCTGCGTCAGCAAAGATGATATAATTGACTACGTCACCACCTCGGGCACGCTAGGTGATCCGGTTACGTTTGTTTTAACTTCCGAAGATCTTGATCGACTGGCTTACAATGAATACCTCTCATACAACACTGCCGGTTGTAGCAAACACGACATACTACAACTTATGACAACCATCGATCGGCGTTTCATGGCAGGCTTGGCTTACTACATGGGAGCCAGAGAGCTGGGAATGGGGGTAGCCCGTGTAGGAAATGGAATTCCTGAATTGCAATGGGACACCATACATCGAATTCATCCCACCTGCGGAATGGTTGTTCCCTCTTTTCTCATTAAATTGATAGAATTCGCTGAGAAGAATGGTGTAGACTACAACGATTGCTCCTTGAATAAGTGTATTTGCATTGGCGAAGCCTTACGCAATCCTGACTTCACTCTAAATACTCTCGGCCGGAGAATACAAAATAAATGGCAAGCACTAAAACTTTATTCGACGTATGCATCAACAGAAATGCAATCTTCTTTTACCGAATGCAATGAATTTCAAGGGGGGCACCTGCAACCGGAATTGATAATAGTAGAATTCTTAGACGATGATAACCAACCGGTGAAAGAAGGAGAAGCCGGAGAAGTTACCATTACTACTCTAGGAGTAAAAGGTATGCCTTTACTCCGCTTCAAAACAGGCGATATCTGTTACCATTATAGTGAACCATGCGCTTGCGGACGAAACACAATACGACTCAGTTCTGTGTTGGGGCGTAAGGGACAAATGATAAAGTATAAAGGCACAACTCTTTATCCACCTGCACTTTTTGACATTCTAGATAATATTCCCCACGTAAAAAATTACATCGTTGAGGTTTACACCAATGAAATTGGCACAGATGAAATTTTGGTGAGAATAGGTAGTGAAGATAAAAGTGATGTGTTTGCAAAAGAAATAAAAGACTTGTTCCGCTCCAAAGTACGAGTTGCCCCTGCCATCAATTTTGAACCTGCAGAATATATTTCTAAATTACAGATGCCTCCAATGAGTCGAAAAGCAATCAAATTCATTGATTTACGATAA
- a CDS encoding C45 family peptidase, protein MLKTIKKIFKYTAITFLAFIIAISLFIGYLYYSADMLTPHYVSTSTEQVVTTDSLREYRGNFLRHSKSGLWELKVHGNAFERGEAIGKLSSDLLYYQEKVFVDQIKEIIPSDGYLKFLRFFIVLFNRNLGKNIEEEFRDEIYGISLSCTDEFNFIGTGYERQLNYHSAHDLGHAMQDYMLVGCSSFASWGENSADTSLIIGRNFDFYVGDNFARNKQVAFYNPEKGYKFASVGWPGMTGVLSGMNETGLTVTINAAKSNMPTASATPISILTREILQYASTIDEAYIIAKKRKTFVSESILIGSAKDGRAAIIEKSPEKIALFTGNGHQLICTNHYQSEAFSHDKRNLENIRTSDSQYRFNRLDELLKENSPIDANKAAAILRNRKGLHDTDLGLTNEMAMNQFISHHSVIFEPGKRLMWVSTSPWQCGKYVAYDLNKIFSDSVDFEHEICTQELTIAEDPFIYQPEFKQLLIYKRLTPLIRKKIARKEKMDEHVLKTYESSNPAFYYLHEILGDYYLAIQQNSKALMHWRKALTMPIPKLGEKERIQEKINKNQ, encoded by the coding sequence ATGCTTAAAACAATAAAGAAAATATTCAAATATACAGCCATCACGTTCTTGGCATTCATTATTGCTATATCCCTTTTCATAGGCTATTTGTACTATTCGGCCGATATGCTAACACCACACTATGTTTCAACGTCAACTGAACAAGTGGTTACAACAGACAGCCTTCGAGAATATAGAGGTAACTTTCTTCGGCATAGCAAAAGTGGATTATGGGAATTGAAAGTTCACGGCAACGCTTTTGAACGGGGAGAAGCTATTGGAAAATTATCTTCAGACTTGCTCTATTATCAAGAGAAAGTATTTGTAGATCAGATCAAAGAAATTATACCTTCTGATGGTTATCTCAAGTTTCTACGCTTTTTCATAGTCCTCTTTAACCGAAACTTAGGAAAAAACATCGAAGAAGAATTCCGTGACGAGATTTATGGCATCTCTCTATCTTGCACAGACGAGTTTAATTTTATCGGCACAGGATATGAACGACAGCTTAACTACCATTCCGCACATGATTTAGGGCATGCGATGCAAGATTACATGCTTGTAGGATGTAGCTCTTTCGCTTCTTGGGGAGAAAATAGTGCAGATACTTCCCTCATTATCGGTCGCAATTTCGATTTTTATGTTGGTGATAATTTTGCTCGTAACAAACAAGTAGCCTTCTATAACCCGGAAAAAGGGTATAAATTTGCCTCTGTCGGATGGCCCGGAATGACCGGTGTGCTCTCTGGCATGAACGAAACAGGTTTAACAGTAACCATTAATGCTGCTAAATCCAATATGCCTACAGCATCGGCAACCCCTATTTCGATTTTAACAAGAGAAATTCTTCAGTATGCCTCAACGATAGACGAAGCATATATTATTGCAAAAAAAAGAAAGACATTTGTATCAGAATCTATTTTGATAGGTTCCGCAAAAGATGGCAGAGCGGCAATTATAGAGAAATCACCGGAAAAGATCGCTCTTTTCACTGGTAATGGGCACCAACTAATCTGCACCAACCATTATCAATCAGAAGCATTCAGCCACGATAAACGGAATTTGGAGAACATCCGTACATCAGACAGTCAATATCGTTTTAACCGCCTAGATGAATTGCTAAAAGAGAACAGCCCTATTGATGCAAATAAGGCTGCTGCCATTTTACGTAACCGAAAAGGATTGCATGATACTGATTTAGGTTTGACTAATGAAATGGCCATGAACCAATTCATCTCACACCATTCCGTCATCTTCGAGCCGGGGAAAAGGTTAATGTGGGTCTCAACTTCTCCTTGGCAATGTGGAAAATATGTTGCATACGATCTAAACAAAATATTTAGTGATAGTGTCGATTTCGAACATGAAATATGTACGCAAGAGCTAACCATCGCTGAAGACCCTTTCATTTACCAGCCAGAATTCAAACAGCTATTAATTTATAAAAGGCTCACTCCCCTTATCCGAAAAAAAATAGCACGAAAAGAAAAGATGGATGAGCATGTCTTGAAAACGTACGAATCATCCAATCCTGCTTTTTATTATCTCCATGAGATTTTAGGAGATTATTACCTGGCGATACAGCAGAACTCTAAAGCTCTGATGCATTGGAGAAAAGCATTAACTATGCCAATACCCAAACTTGGTGAGAAAGAGCGCATTCAAGAGAAAATCAATAAAAATCAATAG
- a CDS encoding phosphatase PAP2 family protein — protein sequence MALNLFKRVDTRKGLFAVEKVTLIYNLLTSILILFMFQRMDHPLIMLRDRAVIAGATFLLMYLYRLGPCKFTAFVRMAIQMSLLSYWYPDTFEFNRFFPNLDHLFASAEQWIFSCQPAVLFSYYLPQMWVSEPFNLGYFSYYPMILVVAMFYFIFKFELFEKFSFILVTTFFIYYLIYIFLPVAGPQFYFPAIGADKVAIADFPAIGDYFNHHVELLPGPGYAHGFFYDLVEGSQQVGERPTAAFPSSHVGISTLLMIFAWRGSKRLFAFLIPFYLLLCGATVYIQAHYLIDAIAGFFSAFILYVLVTKMYKRWFAVPMFK from the coding sequence ATGGCTCTAAACTTATTTAAAAGAGTAGACACCCGCAAAGGGTTGTTTGCTGTAGAGAAGGTTACGCTCATATACAATTTGTTAACCTCAATTTTGATACTTTTCATGTTTCAACGGATGGATCATCCGTTGATAATGCTCCGAGATAGGGCGGTAATAGCCGGCGCTACTTTCCTGCTAATGTATCTCTACCGATTGGGGCCGTGTAAGTTTACTGCTTTTGTGCGTATGGCTATTCAGATGAGTTTGCTCTCTTATTGGTATCCGGATACGTTTGAATTTAACCGATTCTTCCCAAATCTAGATCATCTGTTTGCCTCTGCCGAACAATGGATTTTTAGTTGTCAGCCCGCAGTGTTATTTAGCTATTATCTTCCTCAAATGTGGGTTAGTGAACCATTTAATCTTGGATACTTTTCTTACTATCCTATGATTTTAGTTGTGGCCATGTTTTATTTCATTTTCAAGTTTGAACTGTTTGAGAAGTTCTCTTTCATACTTGTCACTACGTTTTTTATTTACTACCTGATTTATATCTTTCTTCCTGTAGCTGGTCCTCAATTTTATTTCCCGGCTATTGGTGCAGATAAAGTTGCTATAGCCGATTTCCCTGCCATAGGCGATTATTTCAATCATCACGTAGAGCTGCTTCCCGGCCCAGGTTACGCTCATGGCTTTTTCTATGATTTGGTAGAAGGTTCGCAGCAAGTGGGTGAGCGCCCTACGGCTGCTTTTCCCAGTTCTCACGTGGGAATTTCTACCTTGTTGATGATTTTTGCATGGCGTGGAAGTAAGAGACTATTTGCTTTTCTTATTCCATTTTATCTTTTGCTCTGTGGTGCTACCGTCTATATTCAAGCGCATTACCTGATAGATGCTATTGCAGGTTTCTTCTCGGCCTTTATCTTGTATGTGCTGGTAACTAAAATGTATAAGAGATGGTTTGCAGTTCCTATGTTTAAGTAG